From Nitrospirota bacterium:
CCGCATCTGTGCGGCGATCCTCGAATTCGAGGGATACGGCATAGAGACGGTCGGCAGCGATGCTCGTCCGCCGCTCGTATTCGACGCCGAGAAGTACGGGCTCGTCATTACGAGCTATCCCTACGGCGCGCTCCTGTTCGATGAAATAAAGAGGAAGAACATCGCCACCATCATACTCTCGGACCACATCAATGGCGAGCTCATCGGCATCCTCGAGGGCTTCACCAATTCGTACTGCATGATAAAGCCGCTCGACTACCAGAAGTTCCGCGCCCTCGTGCAGCAGGCGATGAGCGGCGACTTCAGCAATGTCCAGGGAGGATACAACATTGTATAACGGTTCGAGAGCAGCAGCGGCGTGCGTCGTCGTGCTCCTCCTCGTCATCTCGTGCACCGGGGCC
This genomic window contains:
- a CDS encoding DNA-binding response regulator, encoding MIIDEVGFSRICAAILEFEGYGIETVGSDARPPLVFDAEKYGLVITSYPYGALLFDEIKRKNIATIILSDHINGELIGILEGFTNSYCMIKPLDYQKFRALVQQAMSGDFSNVQGGYNIV